From Theileria orientalis strain Shintoku DNA, chromosome 4, complete genome, the proteins below share one genomic window:
- a CDS encoding uncharacterized protein (C2 calcium-dependent membrane targeting domain containing protein), which yields MPRYSVGFTVHEAFFSSIRVKTPIDPLVVVRCFDSEFSTTVKPAKTVVACWDESCQWNNIEASQKSWNSGVIEFELQSANAFWRNDTLGSAGLQLKLISTCKNNTFSGRIPLTAPNSVSIVGYLTVTVNAYDLSHEALNNAQPSVTKELEVRRKTNLEIPPLTSPLVHRNSFAVDDSKVYKYFHLYINVYSLEDVETCAFGFTPHITCEYAGCRLEFSRPIKVKGISSGFERASDVGPAGESLENKSSLDLLGEKISSYMGSKTRLLDYNTELRRSNYTFNQCFLMPIRVTVGEPTLEDNIILRVWKGYSLELSSIFSKNSAGKRPVSSKLLAEGVFSLSKLRSTKQKARWFNFYRTSESDFITSVIAGSEDQKLDNDAEDNIAVKSGINESYAGRILMSASVKRINKLSDILRAHVVASHQLDPLSPSPTRIFCDVFFVESSNDFSFTEPFEICLELSCGPYTSATDWQTVSFRSAMASAVRKDIDFLGRGMKNYVNEEYFGSSLYSMDDFDGRQGMGWVCNFDSVQGRLNPMELLVAYKAEERWYIFVRVLARRTGEKNVTVLGSSKFTFDDLASYKPNMVKVPVWLSLTTAERNLPDNIITNTLNLLSDLDNASRGLSRTSSVSTADTEHPSGRSESAGSFTANPSFLNVLLSLEKEMFYSTSLNSSANKQFRVASHSRRASLVLMDYELRLYVYSAKMDRIYENVSVSVVCDGRRRTTSSRRTRSLFPVFMECLSMPVSAHTPVNNIVPNVPILVTLNRNAKEERNVYSTEPGERNSKGDNGKHGKLVKRRVRVDVTDMLCSAVVTYNRLISSAKAHDRTGGVPRWLKIGDCKLLLFVDLVAKSAVRAVPKFQMLPDVQNTTVKLGLLGIRNLRNFGSYGNQSNHGKQSNQNSQSKHGLEAGQARKGALVEENLVVRASVQNYGICTDDEQYYEFLCKSEFFTSWVSDGKKNYDLFAVHSLEFKTPVAAVFDPLLELKIMPEHSDEILGHCCMPLYQNRSSLDKHPYLRDLRYSLVPRKMFETFEALQAVGNKGSYQLTALTQKSSSGVDGGLAEVLQQFQETRQFKTMVKSLEFESVSASVPPKILIAADGRKVENSSSLTYSLVSDTNIEDMLTDVPYSIKHLLLESDRATYDYERTDKSKTSSVDHVEMASIKYFLSVSDERGYSYSSCGARYRDVSVQPDKMFQAFRGGLKSDLFKLRLCILSCSSFPRSEEDSSTYLAVEIASRESRELLDDSEGLIRNINKSYERELFLPEHSLIIFKAIESSTTLKVTLFAGDSVESLIATGYIDLENRWFSKTWQSMQRNDNVPIERIVLCDKGSVQGHVNVLVQLAKIDKFPMLKTINLTLPPTSSVEIRVVIWSVRDAKIPYSENKKDMLDLYVASKLDCHTYSGSHDTEQRTDIHYNCDSGNASFNWRIVYPEVKTPLGACHLQLSLYDFWKIGNPTFLGDANLELSRYIDIVSTTGNMVRVDGEVPLYPSAKSAQTGFVHVTLHVLTQSEANTKNVGLGRDEPNRDPYLIVPNVGRQWQDWLAHTGISIDFSGYHLYFRIVGCLFMLVWLVVIAFIYPAILL from the exons ATGCCTCGCTACAGCGTGGGTTTTACGGTTCACGAGGCCTTTTTCTCCTCGATAAGGGTCAAGACGCCCATCGACCCTCTGGTCGTGGTACGTTGCTTCGACAGCGAGTTTTCCACCACCGTGAAGCCCGCAAAAACCGTCGTGGCCTGCTGGGACGAGAGCTGCCAGTGGAACAACATAGAGGCCTCGCAAAAATCGTGGAATTCTGGAGTGATTGAGTTCGAGCTACAGTCCGCCAACGCGTTCTGGCGCAACGACACTCTCGGCTCTGCCGGCCTGCAGCTAAAGCTCATTTCGACGTGCAAGAACAACACGTTCTCTGGACGCATTCCCCTCACTGCCCCCAATTCCGTGTCGATCGTCGGGTACTTGACTGTCACCGTCAACGCCTACGACCTCTCTCACGAGGCCCTCAATAACGCCCAGCCCTCTGTGACCAAGGAGCTCGAGGTGCGGCGGAAGACCAACCTGGAGATACCTCCTCTGACCAGCCCACTGGTCCACAGAAACTCCTTTGCCGTCGACGACTCCAAGGTCTACAAATACTTCCACCTGTACATAAACGTGTACTCCTTGGAGGACGTTGAGACGTGCGCCTTCGGGTTCACTCCGCACATAACGTGCGAGTACGCCGGCTGCCGGCTAGAGTTCAGCAGGCCCATTAAGGTGAAGGGGATCAGCAGCGGCTTCGAACGCGCTTCCGACGTCGGCCCTGCTGGCGAGTCCCTCGAGAACAAGTCGTCGCTGGACCTCCTTGGTGAGAAGATCTCCAGCTACATGGGCTCCAAGACCAGGCTGCTCGACTACAACACTGAGCTCCGGCGCTCCAACTACACCTTCAACCAGTGCTTCCTCATGCCCATTCGCGTGACCGTCGGCGAGCCCACTCTGGAGGACAACATAATTCTCAGGGTTTGGAAGGGCTACTCGCTCGAGCTTTCCTCGATTTTTTCGAAAAACTCAGCCGGTAAGCGCCCCGTGAGCTCAAAGCTCCTCGCCGAGGGCGTTTTCTCACTCTCCAAGCTCAGGTCCACCAAGCAGAAGGCCCGCTGGTTCAACTTCTACAGGACCTCAGAGTCCGACTTCATAACGAGCGTGATAGCTGGTTCTGAGGACCAGAAGCTCGACAACGACGCTGAGGACAACATCGCAGTCAAGTCCGGCATCAACGAGTCGTACGCCGGGCGCATTCTGATGAGCGCGAGCGTGAAGAGGATCAACAAGTTGTCTGACATTCTGAGGGCCCACGTGGTCGCTTCGCACCAGCTGGACCCGCTCTCTCCGAGTCCCACGCGGATTTTCTGCGACGTTTTCTTCGTAGAGTCCTCGAACGACTTCTCGTTCACCGAGCCCTTCGAGATCTGCCTAGAGCTGTCGTGCGGGCCTTACACGAGCGCCACCGACTGGCAAACGGTCTCCTTCCGGAGCGCGATGGCGAGCGCAGTGAGGAAAGACATCGACTTTCTGGGCAGGGGCATGAAGAACTACGTGAACGAGGAGTACTTTGGGTCGAGCCTGTACTCGATGGACGACTTCGACGGCCGCCAGGGCATGGGCTGGGTCTGCAACTTCGACTCCGTTCAGGGCAGACTCAACCCAATGGAGCTCCTCGTGGCCTACAAGGCTGAGGAGCGCTGGTACATTTTCGTGCGCGTGCTCGCCAGGAGGACCGGGGAGAAGAACGTGACTGTCCTCGGGTCCTCCAAGTTCACCTTCGACGACCTGGCCAGCTACAAGCCAAACATGGTCAAGGTGCCCGTGTGGCTGTCGCTGACCACGGCTGAGCGCAACTTGCCTGACAATATTATTACGAATACTCTCAACCTGTTGTCGGACCTGGACAACGCCAGCAGGGGCCTTTCCAGGACCAGCAGCGTGAGCACTGCGGACACTGAGCACCCGTCCGGCAGGTCGGAGTCCGCGGGAAGCTTCACCGCCAACCCCTCCTTTCTGAACGTGCTGCTTAGCCTGGAAAAGGAGATGTTCTACTCGACTTCGCTGAACTCGTCCGCAAACAAGCAGTTCAGGGTTGCGTCGCACAGCCGGAGGGCCTCGCTGGTGCTAATGGACTACGAGCTGCGGCTTTACGTCTACAGCGCCAAGATGGACCGCATTTACGAAAACGTCTCAGTGTCCGTGGTGTGCGACGGCCGGAGGAGGACCACGTCCTCGCGGCGGACGAGGTCGCTCTTCCCAGTCTTCATGGAGTGCCTGAGCATGCCAGTATCTGCGCACACGCCCGTGAACAACATTGTCCCCAACGTTCCCATCCTGGTGACGCTGAACCGGAACGCCAAGGAGGAGAGAAACGTGTATTCGACCGAGCCCGGGGAGCGCAACTCGAAGGGTGACAACGGGAAGCACGGCAAGCTGGTGAAGAGGCGCGTGAGGGTGGACGTCACGGACATGCTGTGCAGCGCAGTTGTGACCTACAACAGACTCATCAGCTCAGCCAAGGCCCACGACAGGACCGGCGGCGTTCCGAGGTGGCTCAAGATCGGGGACTGcaagctgctgctcttcGTCGACCTCGTCGCCAAGTCCGCAGTGAGGGCGGTGCCCAAGTTCCAGATGCTGCCGGACGTCCAGAACACCACCGTCAAGCTCGGCCTCCTCGGAATCAGGAACCTCAGGAATTTTGGGAGTTACGGGAACCAGAGCAACCACGGCAAACAAAGCAACCAAAACAGCCAAAGCAAACACGGGCTCGAGGCTGGGCAGGCGCGGAAGGGCGCCCTGGTCGAGGAGAACCTCGTCGTCAGGGCGAGCGTCCAGAACTATGGCATCTGCACCGACGACGAGCAGTACTACGAGTTCCTCTGCAAGTCAGAGTTCTTCACGAGCTGGGTGAGCGACGGCAAGAAGAACTACGACCTCTTCGCAGTGCACTCGCTGGAGTTCAAGACGCCGGTGGCAGCAGTCTTCGACCCCCTGCTCGAGCTCAAGATCATGCCCGAGCACTCGGACGAGATCCTCGGCCACTGCTGCATGCCGCTCTACCAGAACAGAAGCAGCCTCGACAAGCACCCGTACCTGCGTGACCTGAGGTACTCGCTGGTGCCCAGAAAAATGTTCGAGACCTTTGAGGCTCTGCAGGCAGTGGGCAACAAGGGCTCCTACCAGCTGACCGCGTTGACTCAGAAGTCGTCAAGCGGCGTCGACGGCGGCCTCGCCGAGGTCCTGCAGCAGTTCCAGGAGACCAGGCAGTTCAAGACGATGGTGAAGTCGCTCGAGTTTGAAAGCGTCAGCGCCTCAGTTCCTCCCAAGATCCTCATAGCGGCCGACGGAAGGAAGGTGGAAAACTCGAGCTCGCTGACATACAGCCTCGTGTCGGACACCAACATCGAGGATATGCTGACCGACGTGCCCTACAGCATTAAGCACCTGCTGTTGGAGAGCGACAGGGCCACCTATGACTACGAACGCACTGACAA GTCCAAGACCTCCAGCGTCGACCACGTGGAAATGGCGAGCATAAAGTACTTTTTGAGCGTCTCCGATGAGCGCGGCTACAGCTATTCCTCTTGCGGGGCACGCTACAGGGACGTGTCGGTTCAGCCGGACAAGATGTTCCAGGCGTTCCGGGGAGGACTCAAGTCCGACCTCTTCAAGCTGCGCCTCTGCATCCTCTCGTGCTCCAGCTTCCCGCGCAGCGAGGAGGACTCGAGCACATATCTGGCCGTCGAAATAGCCTCCAGGGAGAGCCGGGAGCTCCTCGACGACTCTGAGGGCCTCATAAGGAACATCAACAAGAGCTACGAACGTGAGCTGTTTTTGCCAGAACACTCGCTGATCATCTTCAAGGCCATAGAGTCGTCCACGACCTTAAAAG TAACCCTGTTTGCAGGCGATAGTGTAGAGAGTCTGATAGCCACCGGGTATATAGACCTGGAGAACAGGTGGTTCAGTAAAACTTGGCAGAGTATGCAGAGGAACGACAACGTGCCCATCGAGCGGATAGTGCTGTGCGACAAGGGCAGCGTCCAGGGCCACGTCAACGTGCTCGTGCAGCTCGCGAAGATCGACAAGTTCCCTATGCTCAAGACCATCAACCTCACACTTCCTCCAACGTCCTCAGTGGAAATAAG GGTCGTCATCTGGTCAGTCAGGGACGCCAAGATTCCGTATTCGGAAAACAAAAAGGACATGCTGGACCTGTACGTGGCCTCGAAGCTCGACTGCCACACGTACTCGGGCTCCCATGACACTGAGCAGAGGACGGACATCCACTACAACTGCGACTCAGGCAACGCCAGTTTCAACTGGAGGATCGTCTACCCGGAGGTTAAGACTCCGCTCGGGGCCTGCCACCTTCAGCTGTCGCTCTACGACTTCTGGAAGATCGGCAATCCCACGTTCCTCGGCGACGCAAACCTGGAGCTCAGCCGCTACATCGACATCGTGTCCACGACCGGCAACATGGTCCGCGTCGACGGGGAGGTTCCCCTCTATCCCAGCGCCAAGTCGGCCCAAACGGGCTTCGTCCACGTGACGTTGCACGTCTTGACGCAGTCGGAGGCAAACACGAAGAAC GTTGGACTTGGACGTGATGAACCTAACCGTGACCCCTACCTCATCGTCCCCAACGTTGGTAGGCAGTGGCAGGACTGGCTTGCCCACACCGGCATTTCAATCGACTTTTCGGGCTACCACCTCTAC TTCCGTATCGTTGGATGCTTGTTTATGCTCGTCTGGCTCGTTGTTATCGCCTTTATATACCCTGCCATTTTACTCTAA